A region from the Leptospirillum ferriphilum ML-04 genome encodes:
- the mtnA gene encoding S-methyl-5-thioribose-1-phosphate isomerase, translated as MIDAVRWVRTPENQHEVHVLDQRLLPLRTEFMVCRTASDMATAIRDMVVRGAPAIGIAAAFGVALGSQSWNPGAGFSYQQHMEETTRLLGATRPTAVNLFWALERMRALWATPVIGDPSGLTGSLFLEAQSIKDEDIRMNRKMGDHGQALLPDSATVLTHCNAGALATGGFGTALGVIRAAVSAGKTIRVFADETRPYLQGARLTAYELVEDGIPTTLITDGMGASLMAKKKIDAVIVGADRVTANGDVANKIGTYALAVLARAHGIPFYVAAPFSTIDFSLKSGSQIPIEERSPREITHFGPDVRIAPEGVSVYNPAFDVTPGEFITAIITEKGVFRPDEIRQLAPKSN; from the coding sequence ATGATTGATGCCGTCCGTTGGGTGAGAACCCCTGAAAATCAGCACGAAGTTCACGTTCTGGATCAACGGCTCCTGCCGCTCCGGACCGAATTCATGGTCTGCCGGACCGCTTCCGACATGGCGACAGCCATCCGGGACATGGTTGTACGCGGCGCCCCTGCCATCGGGATCGCTGCCGCTTTCGGAGTGGCCCTGGGGTCGCAATCCTGGAATCCGGGAGCCGGTTTCTCCTACCAGCAACACATGGAAGAAACGACCCGGCTTCTGGGGGCCACAAGGCCCACCGCCGTCAACCTTTTCTGGGCCCTGGAACGCATGCGTGCCCTCTGGGCAACACCGGTCATCGGGGACCCTTCCGGTCTCACCGGATCTCTTTTCCTCGAGGCACAGAGCATCAAGGACGAGGATATCCGGATGAACCGGAAAATGGGCGATCATGGACAGGCCCTCCTTCCGGACTCCGCGACGGTTCTGACCCACTGCAATGCAGGAGCCCTGGCGACGGGAGGATTTGGCACCGCACTCGGCGTCATCCGGGCTGCGGTCTCGGCCGGAAAGACCATCCGTGTTTTTGCCGACGAAACGCGTCCCTACCTTCAGGGTGCCCGTCTGACTGCCTACGAACTCGTGGAGGACGGTATTCCGACCACTCTGATCACCGACGGAATGGGCGCTTCCCTGATGGCCAAGAAAAAAATTGATGCGGTGATTGTCGGAGCGGATCGGGTGACGGCGAATGGGGACGTGGCGAACAAGATCGGGACCTATGCCCTGGCGGTCCTGGCCCGGGCTCACGGTATTCCGTTCTATGTGGCGGCGCCGTTTTCGACCATCGACTTTTCCCTTAAATCCGGATCCCAGATCCCGATCGAAGAGCGCTCTCCCCGGGAAATCACCCATTTTGGACCGGATGTCCGGATAGCCCCGGAAGGGGTCTCCGTCTATAACCCTGCGTTCGACGTCACGCCAGGCGAGTTCATCACAGCGATCATCACGGAAAAAGGGGTGTTCCGGCCGGACGAAATCCGTCAACTGGCCCCCAAATCCAACTGA
- a CDS encoding lipoprotein-releasing ABC transporter permease subunit: MIPGRFEWKVAIRYLRSNRRSRTLSLQTIISVSGVTVGVAALMATLAVMTGFQHKLRSKILGVNSHIVLTDGRGAPMDHPEEIEKEVRKIPGVLHVAPFILGQAMLSEGKTVSGAVLRGISPSDENKVTRFERYMVRGRLSDLDRPANAHRPGIVLGEDLADRLNVDIGDTVDVISPNGTMSAFGMVPKIRHFAVVGIFRSGLYEYDNTLALLSLPESARFLGLPQGSVSGLEIQVSHIMQASHISREIATRLGYPYWPRSWLQMNRNLFSALFLEKTVMFIILVLIVLVASFNIVSTLTMIVMDKGKEIAILKTMGATEGQIRKIFMIDGLLIGLVGTAAGLPIGYLITFLLEHFYRLPNDVYFVSHIPVIIRLSDILMVSLSAIGISFVATLYPSSRAARLDPIQSLRYE, encoded by the coding sequence GTGATCCCCGGCCGTTTCGAGTGGAAGGTTGCCATCCGTTACCTGCGCTCGAACCGTCGCTCCCGGACACTGTCCCTGCAAACCATCATTTCGGTAAGCGGCGTGACTGTCGGCGTTGCCGCTCTCATGGCCACCCTGGCGGTCATGACTGGCTTCCAGCACAAGCTTCGCTCCAAGATCCTCGGCGTGAACTCCCATATTGTCCTGACAGATGGTCGCGGAGCCCCCATGGATCATCCGGAGGAGATCGAAAAGGAGGTCCGGAAGATTCCCGGTGTCCTTCACGTGGCACCCTTCATTCTCGGTCAGGCCATGCTTTCCGAGGGAAAAACCGTCTCCGGAGCCGTTCTTCGGGGGATTTCCCCTTCCGATGAGAACAAGGTCACCCGTTTTGAACGCTATATGGTCCGGGGCAGGCTCTCCGACCTCGATCGGCCCGCCAACGCCCACCGTCCGGGAATCGTTCTCGGAGAGGATCTCGCGGATCGACTGAACGTGGACATCGGGGATACGGTCGATGTGATCAGTCCGAACGGCACCATGTCGGCGTTCGGAATGGTCCCCAAGATACGGCACTTCGCGGTGGTCGGCATTTTCCGTTCCGGTTTGTATGAGTACGACAATACCCTGGCTCTCCTGTCGCTCCCCGAATCCGCCCGTTTCCTGGGGTTGCCTCAGGGGTCGGTCAGCGGCCTCGAGATCCAGGTTTCCCATATTATGCAGGCTTCACACATCTCCCGGGAAATCGCCACCCGGCTCGGGTATCCGTATTGGCCCCGATCGTGGCTCCAGATGAACCGAAACCTTTTCTCGGCCCTCTTTCTGGAAAAGACCGTCATGTTCATCATCCTGGTCCTGATCGTTCTCGTCGCCTCTTTCAACATTGTAAGCACGCTGACGATGATCGTCATGGACAAGGGCAAGGAAATCGCCATCCTGAAAACCATGGGGGCAACAGAAGGGCAGATCCGGAAGATCTTCATGATCGACGGACTGCTGATTGGTCTCGTCGGAACCGCGGCCGGGCTTCCCATCGGATACCTGATCACGTTCCTGCTCGAACATTTCTATCGCCTGCCCAACGATGTCTACTTCGTGAGCCATATTCCCGTGATCATCCGGCTGAGCGATATCCTGATGGTTTCCCTTTCGGCCATCGGAATCAGCTTCGTGGCGACTCTTTATCCCTCCTCCCGTGCGGCGCGACTCGATCCCATCCAGTCTCTGAGGTACGAATGA
- the purD gene encoding phosphoribosylamine--glycine ligase, which produces MAGSGKRILVIGSGAREHALAEGIRQDPGRPEVLVSPGNPGMAGDIRVQPSFPEDPAEAAAWIDSLSPDLVVIGPEKPLARGLSDALRQKGIKVLGPSASAAQIEASKLFAKERMREAGIPTADFRVTPDSVSVREAVRVFGYPSVLKADGLAQGKGVFVLHSPDDLEEALGKVFDHHALGEQSSFFVERGLSGPEVSFIVLTDGTRFLPFPEARDYKRIGDGNRGPNTGGMGAVTPLSDWTGKDQEDACHLIERALWGMRRHGTPFQGFLYAGLMKTSEGLKVLEFNARFGDPEAQVLVPSAGEALLSLLESAVGGSLPGKLPLPRSPRVAVVLAAQGYPEKPVSGHVITGLEKARAQEGTRLYMAGVGEHDGQIVSSGGRVLTVAGEGKTMREARERAYRTLALIGLEGGQFRTDIGAEEVTG; this is translated from the coding sequence ATGGCAGGGTCAGGAAAACGCATACTGGTGATCGGCTCGGGGGCACGCGAACATGCCTTGGCCGAGGGGATTCGACAGGATCCCGGCCGGCCGGAAGTGCTTGTCTCTCCGGGCAATCCCGGCATGGCAGGGGATATCCGCGTTCAACCGTCTTTTCCGGAGGATCCGGCAGAGGCTGCGGCCTGGATTGACAGTCTTTCCCCGGATCTGGTCGTCATCGGTCCCGAAAAACCACTGGCCAGAGGGTTGTCCGATGCCCTTCGCCAAAAAGGGATCAAGGTTCTTGGTCCATCTGCTTCCGCGGCACAGATTGAGGCCTCCAAACTGTTTGCCAAAGAACGGATGCGCGAGGCCGGAATCCCGACAGCGGACTTTCGCGTTACCCCTGATTCCGTTTCTGTTCGGGAAGCGGTCCGGGTCTTTGGCTACCCTTCCGTTTTAAAAGCGGATGGCCTCGCCCAGGGGAAGGGGGTCTTTGTCCTGCACTCCCCGGACGATCTGGAAGAGGCTCTGGGAAAGGTTTTCGACCATCACGCCCTGGGAGAGCAGTCCTCCTTTTTTGTCGAGCGGGGGCTCTCCGGTCCGGAAGTCTCTTTCATCGTCCTCACGGACGGAACCCGGTTTCTTCCCTTTCCGGAAGCCCGTGACTACAAACGAATCGGCGACGGAAACCGGGGTCCCAATACCGGCGGCATGGGGGCCGTGACCCCGTTGTCGGACTGGACGGGAAAAGACCAGGAGGATGCCTGTCATCTGATTGAGCGGGCGTTATGGGGCATGCGACGCCATGGAACTCCTTTTCAGGGGTTTTTGTATGCGGGTCTGATGAAAACCTCCGAAGGCTTGAAGGTTCTGGAGTTCAATGCCCGCTTTGGTGATCCGGAAGCCCAGGTTCTTGTCCCGTCGGCCGGCGAAGCTCTTCTGTCCCTTCTCGAATCGGCCGTCGGCGGAAGCCTTCCGGGAAAGCTCCCTCTTCCCCGCTCTCCCCGTGTCGCGGTGGTGCTTGCGGCTCAGGGGTACCCCGAAAAGCCGGTCTCCGGACATGTGATCACCGGACTCGAGAAAGCCCGTGCACAGGAGGGAACCCGTCTTTACATGGCGGGGGTCGGAGAACATGACGGGCAGATTGTCTCTTCCGGTGGACGTGTCCTCACAGTGGCCGGAGAAGGGAAGACCATGCGGGAGGCGCGCGAAAGGGCTTACCGGACGCTCGCGCTGATCGGTCTCGAAGGGGGACAGTTCCGGACGGACATCGGAGCCGAGGAAGTGACGGGGTGA
- a CDS encoding L-threonylcarbamoyladenylate synthase, giving the protein MTVFPPLSDPSGWSGLKDVLREGGVIALAAEYAYALAEAPEWDRSTVFRSEKNRRLFSIKARSPGKPILYLAGSLSVVARFARLPDTSRCRRHVSRWPNFRTLVLPARPLAVQLGMAHNGGVAFRIPEDRFLRLFLKFLGTPLSGTSLNLSGNPPLRSPDAILRAFPFLDGVVDGGILPGVPASPVIDVTKCPEKVVRPGVLKP; this is encoded by the coding sequence GTGACTGTTTTTCCCCCCTTGAGCGATCCCTCCGGATGGTCCGGTTTGAAAGATGTCCTGAGAGAGGGCGGGGTGATCGCTCTGGCAGCCGAATACGCGTATGCTCTGGCGGAAGCTCCCGAATGGGATCGGTCAACCGTTTTCCGCTCGGAAAAAAATCGGCGTCTTTTTTCGATCAAGGCCCGGTCTCCCGGAAAACCGATCCTCTACCTTGCCGGCTCCCTTTCGGTCGTGGCCCGATTTGCCCGGTTGCCGGACACGAGTCGCTGCCGCCGCCATGTTTCCCGATGGCCGAACTTCCGGACTCTGGTGCTCCCGGCCCGCCCCCTGGCTGTTCAATTGGGGATGGCGCACAATGGAGGTGTCGCCTTCCGGATTCCGGAAGACCGTTTTTTGCGCCTTTTCCTGAAGTTCCTCGGAACACCCCTGTCAGGAACAAGCCTGAATCTCTCCGGGAACCCTCCCTTGCGTTCTCCGGATGCGATTCTTCGGGCCTTTCCTTTTCTGGATGGTGTTGTCGACGGGGGGATCCTTCCCGGGGTTCCCGCCTCGCCTGTGATAGACGTCACAAAGTGTCCGGAAAAGGTTGTCCGGCCGGGGGTACTGAAGCCTTGA
- a CDS encoding ABC transporter ATP-binding protein yields MSRGLSVFTRDLIKNYPMGTGEVAVLKGISLEIRPGELVALTGESGAGKSTLLHILGTVDRSSGGTVRIGEQNLEDQPERFRASFRNRFIGFIFQFHHLLPEFTALENVLVPSWIQGGPENRLLERGKYLLDRMGLGHRLLHRPAELSGGEQQRVAIARALLQEPGLVLADEPTGNLDTHTSLEVFSLLKEMNKEEGMTVVLATHNAHLAGLADRIIHLKDGLLGNSSAGTEEPDPAEER; encoded by the coding sequence ATGAGCCGGGGATTGTCGGTTTTCACCCGGGATCTGATCAAGAACTACCCGATGGGAACGGGAGAAGTGGCTGTCCTGAAAGGGATTTCCCTTGAGATTCGGCCCGGAGAGCTGGTCGCCCTGACCGGTGAATCCGGAGCGGGTAAAAGCACTCTCCTCCATATTCTGGGAACCGTCGACCGCTCTTCCGGAGGGACGGTCCGGATCGGAGAGCAAAATCTCGAAGACCAGCCCGAACGGTTCCGCGCTTCCTTTCGGAACCGTTTCATCGGGTTCATCTTTCAATTCCATCATCTTCTCCCCGAGTTCACGGCGCTGGAGAACGTCCTCGTCCCCTCCTGGATCCAGGGGGGACCGGAAAATCGCCTTCTGGAACGGGGAAAATACCTGCTCGACCGAATGGGACTCGGCCATCGTCTCCTTCATCGTCCTGCGGAGCTTTCCGGTGGGGAACAGCAGCGGGTGGCGATCGCCCGGGCCCTCCTGCAGGAACCTGGCCTCGTTCTCGCCGACGAACCGACGGGGAATCTCGACACCCACACAAGTCTCGAAGTTTTTTCACTTTTGAAAGAGATGAACAAGGAGGAGGGAATGACCGTCGTTCTGGCCACGCACAATGCTCATCTGGCGGGTCTGGCCGACCGGATCATTCACCTGAAAGATGGTCTTCTGGGAAACTCCTCCGCCGGGACAGAGGAACCCGACCCGGCAGAGGAGAGATAG
- the lysS gene encoding lysine--tRNA ligase, which translates to MSQEEQGEPRTGELTEQERVRRQKRDRLAEAGIDPYGAPFPNREPVARLMERISSLPSDASVLPPLESRIAGRVVLLRRFGKAFFATLQDASGRFQIYVRKDHIGEEPYALLAETLDIGDHLGVEGTFFRTKTGEPTLDASHVTFLGKSVHPLPEKWHGLTDIEQRYRQRYIDLIVNPDARDVFVRRGKILGSIRRFMEDRGFMEVETPMMHPSPGGALARPFVTHHNALDVDLYLRIAPELYLKRLMVGGFDLVFEINRNFRNEGFSPRHNPEFTMMEFYMAYHSPEDLMALTESLFDRLAREIHGDSRFAYGEHRLDFAGPYRRLSYFDALTGATGLDRASLFDENRIMDLIRQKGLEIPPRRAGKPYIADLQNLLFEEEIEKTLIQPTFVTGYPRSISPLARSSREDPEITDRFELFVAGVEIANGFMELNDPDEQLRRFLSQQESRNSGDLEAPPPDMDYIRALEIGLPPTAGEGIGIDRLVMLLTNQHSIRDVLLFPQMRPQ; encoded by the coding sequence GTGTCCCAGGAAGAACAAGGCGAACCCCGGACGGGGGAGCTGACAGAACAGGAGCGTGTCCGCCGGCAGAAACGGGATCGTCTGGCGGAAGCTGGCATCGATCCCTACGGGGCACCTTTTCCAAACCGGGAACCGGTCGCCCGTCTGATGGAGAGAATCTCGTCTCTCCCTTCCGATGCCTCCGTCCTTCCTCCCCTTGAAAGCCGGATTGCGGGACGGGTCGTTCTTTTGCGTCGTTTCGGAAAGGCATTCTTTGCCACCTTGCAGGACGCCAGCGGACGCTTCCAGATCTATGTCCGGAAGGACCATATCGGCGAGGAACCCTATGCTCTTTTGGCGGAAACGCTCGATATCGGCGACCATCTCGGCGTAGAAGGAACCTTTTTTCGGACAAAAACAGGCGAACCCACCCTTGATGCTTCCCATGTCACCTTCCTCGGAAAATCCGTGCATCCTCTTCCGGAAAAATGGCATGGTCTGACCGATATTGAACAACGGTACCGACAGCGATACATCGATCTGATCGTCAATCCCGATGCCCGGGACGTCTTTGTCAGGCGCGGAAAAATCCTTGGCTCGATCCGCCGCTTCATGGAAGACCGGGGGTTCATGGAAGTGGAAACCCCCATGATGCACCCCTCACCGGGTGGAGCCCTGGCGCGCCCGTTCGTGACACACCACAACGCCCTGGATGTCGATCTGTATTTAAGGATTGCCCCCGAACTCTACCTGAAGCGCCTCATGGTCGGAGGGTTCGACCTGGTATTCGAAATCAACCGGAACTTCCGGAATGAAGGATTCAGTCCCAGGCACAACCCTGAATTCACCATGATGGAATTTTACATGGCGTACCACAGTCCCGAAGACCTGATGGCGCTCACCGAATCCCTGTTCGATCGACTGGCCCGCGAAATTCATGGAGACTCCCGCTTTGCCTACGGGGAGCATCGTCTGGATTTCGCCGGTCCTTACCGGCGACTGTCCTACTTCGACGCCCTCACCGGAGCCACCGGGCTGGATCGCGCCTCTCTTTTCGATGAAAACCGAATCATGGACCTCATCCGGCAAAAAGGACTGGAGATTCCCCCGCGACGGGCCGGCAAACCCTATATTGCGGATCTCCAGAACCTGCTGTTCGAGGAAGAGATCGAAAAGACACTGATCCAGCCGACGTTCGTCACCGGATATCCCCGCTCCATCTCGCCTCTCGCCCGGTCTTCCCGAGAAGATCCGGAGATCACCGACCGGTTCGAACTGTTTGTCGCCGGGGTGGAGATCGCAAACGGATTTATGGAGCTGAACGATCCGGACGAACAGCTGAGACGGTTTCTTTCCCAGCAGGAATCGAGAAACTCGGGAGACCTTGAGGCACCCCCTCCCGACATGGACTATATCCGGGCCCTGGAAATCGGTCTGCCTCCCACAGCGGGCGAAGGAATTGGCATTGACCGTCTTGTCATGCTTCTGACCAACCAGCATTCCATCCGGGATGTGCTGCTTTTTCCCCAGATGAGACCCCAGTGA
- a CDS encoding pyridoxal phosphate-dependent aminotransferase — MSQTPKFTLSNRLSRLKPSPTLQLAARARELKEQGIDVLDFSGGEPDFRTPEEVGEAAIKAIRDGFTKYTAVGGISELKEAIVAKFERDQKITYTPKDIVVSCGAKHSLFQIFQALVNPGDQVLLPSPAWVSYPDQIYLNGGEPVFVPCREEDGFRLTPEAVEAAITPRSRILVLNSPNNPTGAVIGQRALEGIGELALKHNLLIISDEIYEKIVYDNHRSISIATLDPRLKESTIIVNGVSKTYSMTGWRIGYAAGPREIMQAVDSIQSQTTSNPTSISQKAAAFALSSGDRFFLPMLSAYGKRREAVVEALNQVPGITCKKPDGAFYAFLNISGLLGKSYRGHPLLNVYELAEFFLDVAKVTIVPGAPFGNDHHMRMSFAASLSVLQAGIERIRDAVSRMD; from the coding sequence ATGAGCCAGACGCCCAAATTTACCCTTTCCAACCGTCTTTCCCGCCTGAAACCTTCTCCGACGCTCCAGCTGGCGGCCCGCGCGCGGGAACTGAAGGAGCAGGGGATTGATGTCCTTGATTTCTCGGGAGGCGAGCCGGATTTCCGGACCCCCGAAGAAGTGGGGGAGGCTGCGATAAAAGCGATCCGGGACGGATTCACCAAATACACAGCCGTGGGCGGCATCTCCGAGCTGAAGGAAGCGATCGTGGCAAAATTCGAGCGCGATCAGAAGATCACCTACACCCCCAAGGATATTGTTGTTTCCTGTGGAGCCAAGCACTCCCTGTTTCAGATTTTCCAGGCCCTTGTGAACCCCGGGGACCAGGTTCTTCTTCCGAGCCCCGCCTGGGTTTCCTATCCCGACCAGATCTATCTGAACGGAGGAGAACCTGTTTTTGTTCCCTGCCGGGAAGAAGACGGCTTTCGTCTCACCCCGGAAGCGGTTGAAGCAGCGATTACACCCCGTTCCCGGATTCTTGTCCTGAATTCTCCCAACAATCCGACAGGAGCGGTGATTGGCCAGCGTGCCCTGGAAGGGATCGGGGAACTTGCCCTCAAGCATAATCTCCTGATTATTTCGGACGAGATTTATGAAAAAATCGTCTATGACAATCACCGGTCTATCTCCATTGCGACTTTGGATCCCCGGCTGAAAGAATCCACCATTATCGTCAACGGTGTCTCGAAGACCTACTCCATGACCGGATGGCGTATCGGTTACGCGGCGGGGCCGCGGGAGATCATGCAGGCCGTCGACAGTATCCAGAGCCAGACGACCTCCAACCCCACATCCATCTCGCAAAAAGCCGCCGCCTTTGCCCTTTCTTCGGGAGACCGCTTCTTCCTTCCCATGCTGTCTGCCTATGGGAAGCGACGGGAAGCGGTTGTGGAGGCCCTGAACCAGGTTCCGGGCATCACCTGCAAAAAGCCGGACGGGGCGTTCTATGCGTTTTTAAATATTTCCGGGTTGCTCGGAAAGTCTTACCGGGGCCATCCTCTCCTGAATGTCTATGAACTGGCGGAGTTTTTTCTTGATGTGGCCAAGGTGACGATCGTTCCGGGGGCGCCTTTCGGGAACGATCATCACATGCGGATGTCTTTTGCGGCATCGCTTTCCGTTCTTCAGGCGGGTATTGAACGTATCCGGGACGCCGTCTCCCGGATGGATTGA
- a CDS encoding FmdB family zinc ribbon protein yields the protein MPIYEYQCHSCNKIYEKIQKFSDPVQTVCEVCGGPVVKLLGKPALQFKGSGFYITDYVRKGNSGEASSSGGTKTSTETSSAAAPVSSTTSPAPAPAASSGSESKTA from the coding sequence ATGCCAATCTACGAATATCAATGTCATTCCTGTAACAAGATTTACGAAAAAATTCAGAAGTTTTCCGATCCTGTCCAGACGGTCTGCGAGGTGTGTGGCGGGCCGGTCGTAAAACTGCTGGGAAAACCGGCCCTGCAGTTCAAGGGAAGCGGTTTTTACATTACGGATTATGTCCGGAAGGGAAATTCCGGAGAGGCTTCGTCTTCTGGCGGGACAAAAACATCCACGGAAACCTCTTCCGCTGCTGCTCCGGTGTCTTCGACCACTTCTCCGGCACCAGCGCCGGCCGCATCTTCCGGCAGCGAGTCAAAAACAGCCTGA
- a CDS encoding RsmD family RNA methyltransferase yields MIRIQTGSLKGTGIPYKPREGLRPTTQKVRESVVNILKPDWAGAYVADLFAGTGAYGLEALSNGAEKIVWVEKSAPLVRHLEVFLEERFPERRQDFSVRKGDVLKFLESYSGEQANIVLLDPPYGYARTRQLLSGLLQSAIVGPDTIVVFEHYHKDNLVSDAAGREEFRLLKMYAYGESHVALLRRNRA; encoded by the coding sequence ATGATTCGCATCCAGACAGGTTCCCTGAAAGGGACTGGTATCCCCTACAAGCCTCGCGAAGGCCTGCGGCCGACGACACAAAAGGTGCGGGAGTCCGTGGTGAATATCCTGAAACCCGACTGGGCCGGTGCCTATGTTGCCGATCTGTTCGCCGGGACGGGTGCCTATGGCCTGGAAGCCCTGTCGAACGGGGCAGAAAAAATTGTCTGGGTGGAAAAGAGTGCACCACTGGTTCGCCACCTGGAAGTCTTTCTCGAAGAGCGGTTTCCGGAACGTCGGCAGGACTTTTCCGTCCGGAAAGGAGACGTCCTGAAATTTCTGGAGTCCTATTCCGGCGAACAGGCAAACATCGTCCTTCTGGATCCGCCCTATGGATATGCCCGGACGCGGCAACTCTTGTCCGGACTTCTTCAGAGTGCTATAGTGGGACCCGATACCATTGTGGTTTTTGAGCATTACCACAAGGACAACCTGGTGTCCGATGCCGCCGGAAGAGAGGAGTTCAGACTACTAAAAATGTATGCCTACGGCGAAAGCCACGTGGCGTTGCTCAGACGAAATCGCGCGTGA
- the coaD gene encoding pantetheine-phosphate adenylyltransferase: MNKKKAVYPGTFDPVTFGHLDMLNRALTIFDEILIAVAENPRKSPLFSLEERIELIRQVAPAPPPAVQVVGFHSLLVDFVRKNNCQVILRGVRAVSDFDYELRMALINQTLARDIETVFLMPSEKYMFITSTMIREISELGGDLAMLVPPTVEEALKKKFFRSDTE; the protein is encoded by the coding sequence GTGAACAAGAAAAAGGCCGTCTATCCGGGAACCTTCGATCCGGTGACTTTCGGTCACTTGGACATGCTGAACAGGGCACTCACGATCTTTGACGAGATCCTGATCGCGGTTGCGGAAAATCCACGAAAATCTCCTCTTTTTTCCCTTGAAGAACGGATTGAACTGATACGACAGGTTGCTCCGGCACCGCCGCCAGCAGTACAGGTCGTCGGGTTTCATTCCCTTCTTGTCGATTTTGTCCGCAAGAACAATTGTCAGGTCATTCTTCGCGGGGTGAGGGCCGTGTCGGACTTTGACTACGAACTCCGAATGGCCCTGATAAACCAGACACTCGCCAGGGATATCGAGACCGTCTTTTTGATGCCCAGCGAAAAATACATGTTCATCACCTCTACCATGATCAGGGAAATTTCCGAACTGGGCGGCGATCTTGCCATGCTTGTCCCGCCGACGGTCGAAGAAGCCCTCAAGAAAAAATTTTTCCGGAGCGATACGGAATGA
- a CDS encoding peptidoglycan-binding domain-containing protein, whose translation METKNRSFKTMVAVAFGGFMMGISALALPVSGAFADQAAAPAAPAAKAAPAKKAAKKPMKKHMRMGKAKPSMFVMKVQKALVAKGAKIKADGFFGPMTRKAIMAFQKTHKLKVTGHVDAATKKALGL comes from the coding sequence ATGGAGACTAAAAATCGGTCTTTCAAGACAATGGTGGCAGTGGCATTTGGTGGATTCATGATGGGTATTTCGGCACTGGCACTTCCCGTCTCCGGGGCATTTGCCGACCAGGCTGCCGCACCGGCCGCGCCGGCCGCAAAAGCCGCTCCGGCCAAGAAAGCCGCCAAGAAGCCCATGAAGAAGCACATGCGCATGGGCAAGGCCAAGCCTTCCATGTTCGTCATGAAAGTGCAGAAAGCCCTCGTCGCCAAAGGCGCCAAGATCAAGGCAGATGGTTTCTTTGGTCCGATGACCCGGAAAGCCATCATGGCATTCCAGAAGACCCACAAGCTGAAAGTGACCGGGCATGTTGATGCCGCCACGAAGAAAGCTCTGGGACTTTAA